In the Sus scrofa isolate TJ Tabasco breed Duroc chromosome 6, Sscrofa11.1, whole genome shotgun sequence genome, one interval contains:
- the LOC110261387 gene encoding uncharacterized protein LOC110261387, with amino-acid sequence MPTFSPTHTPLNCIHPTHIKRHCHSTPSCPPFPEEERGSALGGQLVDTVRVSECGMHALLRSGQPYTALALAYMGQQLFLPRRQRDKSNESTKKQQRASRGQQARGTVTWPGQGPATQALYSRPSGPCAAPTPARGSHAAPLGPPHARAQDWGSQQRADAARGQVGDLPPPDALDHQWRRENEAETMWKTSERRGVGRRRLGRDPSGASVSGEREEEEAGSAGEGSRASVGAAAPRRWWPSRGGAAAPTHRPLRARAQPTSQYRAALLARPGVTRAEAGPMGGGGRVEGRDFFSLALSLLSFFFFFPPSF; translated from the exons ATGCCCACATTCTCGCCCACTCACACCCCCCTGAACTGTATTCACCCGACACACATTAAGCGCCACTGTCACTCCACCCCCTCCTGCCCGCCAttcccagaagaagaaaggggGTCAGCTCTGGGAGGACAGCTGGTGGACACAGTACGTGTCAGCGAATGTGGCATGCATGCTCTGCTGAGG TCTGGACAACCATACACAGCCCTGGCACTAGCGTATATGGGTCAACAGCTCTTCCTGCCGAGGAGGCAACGAG ACAAGTCAAACGAGAGCACGAAAAAGCAGCAAAGAGCGAGCCGGGGTCAGCAGGCGAGAGGAACAGTCACCTGGCCCGGACAGGGCCCAGCGACCCAGGCCCTTTATTCCCGTCCCTCCGGGCCGTGCGCGGCCCCCACCCCGGCCCGGGGCTCCCACGCCGCCCCCCTCGGCCCGCCCCACGCCCGTGCCCAGGACTGGGGGTCACAACAGCGGGCAGACGCCGCGCGCGGGCAAGTTGGAGACTTACCTCCCCCGGATGCGCTAGACCATCAATGGAG GAGAGAAAACGAGGCAGAGACAATGTGGAAGACGAGCGAGCGGAGAGGAGTGGGGAGGCGGAGGCTGGGGCGAGACCCGAGCGGGGCGAGCGTCTCGGGCGAgcgggaggaagaggaggctgggAGCGCGGGGGAAGGCTCGCGAGCGTCTGTGGGAGCAGCGGCGCCTCGGCGATGGTGGCCGAGCCGCGGCGGGGCTGCTGCACCGACCCACCGCCCACTCCGCGCTCGGGCCCAGCCCACCTCGCAGTATCGCGCCGCCCTATTGGCGCGTCCCGGAGTGACGCGAGCGGAGGCAGGGCCAATGGGAGGCGGAGGGCGGGTGGAAGGGCGGGACTTCTTTTCGCTCGCGCtcagtcttctgtcttttttttttttttttcccccctctttctaa